TCTACTAATAGAGTGCAAATTTTGATAGATTTAACAAATCAATCTTTTATGTATGATATATTTCATTGTAATTAATAATCTATATGCAAATATTGCATTATATAAAACTAAAATTAAATGTCCAATTATTGAATTAAAGTCTATTTATCAACTATTTAACTATTATTTAAAGTTATAAAAACTGAGATCTGATTTTATTGTAGGTAGAGACATCCCGCGGGATGTCTCTACCTACAATAAAATACAAAATTAATTTTCAATAGTTTTCCCGTTAACCCGTATTTCAGTAGTCAGATCAATGGCTTTTTTATAAACAGCACTTACTCCGCAATATCTTTCTTCTGAGAGATTAACCGCCTTCTTCAGTTTATCCACAGGCAGATCATTTCCTTTAAAATGATAGATTACATGCATTTTATAATAATGTTTGGGATGTTCCTCTGTCTGGTCGGCCTGAACTTCTACATCAAAATCATCCAATTCGACACGCATTTTTCCAAGAATACTGATAACATCCAACCCTGTACAACCGGCTAGTGAGACCAGCATTAAGGGCTTAGGGGAGGGGCCTTTGTCTTCACCTCCCACTTTAGGTGAGGCATCTATTGTAATTTTATGACCGTTGATTTCGGTCTCAAACTGCATCTTTTTTACATGAGATAAAGTGATTGATGTGTCCATATCGCATTATTTTAGACATTTAAGAGTATATACAACAAAAATATATTAATTTTGTTGAAATAGTACAGTTTCAATTCATCTGAATCTATCAATAAATCTATATATGTTCATTTTAATGGAATTTAAACCTGCTTGACAATATGGACTGCATTAATAGTAATGATACAGTATTCAAACATCTTAGCGACGAACAAAGGAAGATGCTGAATGAAAACAAATCCTGTAAAAACTATAAAAAAGGATCGGATA
The Bacteroidales bacterium DNA segment above includes these coding regions:
- a CDS encoding OsmC family protein, with product MDTSITLSHVKKMQFETEINGHKITIDASPKVGGEDKGPSPKPLMLVSLAGCTGLDVISILGKMRVELDDFDVEVQADQTEEHPKHYYKMHVIYHFKGNDLPVDKLKKAVNLSEERYCGVSAVYKKAIDLTTEIRVNGKTIEN